The sequence CTCATATTTCTTTCGGTTTTTAAAGTATGGATGATACCTTGAACAGCATAATTAAAACTACTTATCAGACTCTTTGATTTCATTATATCCACCTTATTCTTCTTTGGTTTCTTTAAATATCCCTAAGGATCTCATTACTTCTTTTTCTTTAGCTCTCATAATCTTCTTCTCTTCTTCCGTTTCATGATCATATCCCATAAGATGAAACATGCTGTGAGCTGTTAAATATGATATTTCTCTTGAAAAGGAATGTCCGTACTCTTTGGATTGCTGGAATGCCCTGTCTGTGGAGATTACTATATCCCCCAGCATAGGAATATAAAATCCGTTGCTGTCTTCTTCCATGGGAAAAGAAAGAACATCAGTAACAGCATCCACATTTCTATACTCTTTGTTTAAATTTTTGATTTCTTCATTAGTCACAAAAGAAAGGCTTATTTCATAATTTAAATCTCTGCCTTCTACTACTAAACATTCTTCAATTACATCTTTCAATAAATCTATTGTTTTTTCATCAATTTCTTGAGTATCTTGTCTATTATCAATATATACTTTCATTTACTCCGCTCCTTTAATATCCTTTAATTTTATATCGGGATATTCTATCCTGTCATGAAAAATTCCCAAAAGTATGTTACAAAAAGTATTAGTAATCGTGTTTAGATCCTTAAATGTCAAATCACATTCTCTTAACTGCCCATCATCTAATTTCCCTTTTACTATATTTCTCACCATCTCTTCAATTTTTCCTTTATTAGGTTCCTTTAAGGATCTTACGGCAGCCTCGCAGGAGTCAGCCAGCATCACAATGGCAGCTTCTTTAGTCTGGGGTTTCGGTCCCTTATACCTAAAATCCTGAACCTTTATATTCTTAGGGTCTCCTTCTTTTAATGCCTTATAATAAAAATATGCTACTATAGTATCTCCATGATGCTGAAGTATAATATCCTTTATTTCCTTAGGAATATTATATTTTTCAGCTAAGGCAAGACCGTCCTTCGTATGGTTCGTTATTATCATGGTACTCAATGTGGGATTCAGTTTATCATGGGGATTATCCATCCCTATTTGATTCTCCTTAAAAAAATAAGGCCTTTTAAGTTTTCCCACATCATGATAATAAGCTCCTACTTTTGCTAACAATCCATTTGCTCCTATAGCTTCCGCAGCCCCTTCGCTTAAATTGCCAACCACTATGCTATGATGATAAGTCCCAGGTGCTTCCATAAGAAGCCTTTTCAATAAAGGCTGATTTAAATTTAAAAGTTCCAATAGTTTAAGAGGTGTCAATATCTTAAATACATTTTCCCATATGGGCAAAGTTCCGATCGTAAGTATCGCGCAAAGAATCCCATTTAAAAGCCCATAGCCGCATCTTATAATAATATCTATAACTTCAACTTTCTTAATCAAGGAAAAGGATACAATTGCTAATATATTAACTACACCTATTATCAATCCGCTTAAAAATATATTATATCTTTGAGCAGGTTTCATGGCGCTGAATGCTCCCACACTTCCCCCAATCATAAACATAAACATTATGCTTTCATCAGTTCCCATTACTAACCCGATAAGAAAGGAAAGAAGCAAATTAACTATTAAGGCCAACCTGGAGTTTATAACTATTGATATAAGCATAGCGGCAGTGGCCACCGGCATAATATAATGGGAGATATTGTTGACTCCCGTTGAGATTATTACTGTTAATATTATTATTAATATTAAAATAAACCCCTTGGAAGTATTCAACACATCTTTGTCAAAATAATAAAGGTATATGCCAATTATTCCTTCCATAAGAAGAATTAAAAGCAAAGTTCCTATTATAGTACTAACCTGGAAGTTCCCTTCTTCTTTCAAAAGGTCTGCCTCTTTAATTACATTATAGGCATTTTGACTTACTTTTTCTCCTTTTCTGACTATTATCTGCCCTTCTTTAACTATTATAGGCTCTATTTTTTCAGCCTCTTCAGCTTTTGCCTTCTGAGTTTCTTCGGCATCCAAATATTTGTTAGGTTTCATTGTGTTATTTACAATAGCTATCCCCAGATTCATCTCATCTGTTCCCATATCCAAAGATTTAAATACATCAATTACATTTTGCTTTTCATAATCCAATGCATCTTCTTTTACTCCAAGACTCATTATCTGATTGATTATATCATAAATATTATTTTCCAAAGAATTTAATGTCTTATTATCCATCCTGACTGCTGTTAAATATTCTCTCTGAGACAATTCTATATTTCCTTGATCTTTCACTAAATTTGCTTTCTTGCTTACACTTATATTCTCATAGGACTTAACATCCCTTATAATATTAAAAAAATCTTGTATATCACTTTTCATCTTCATCTGAACTGACGGATTGACTCTGTATACGGGCTCTACGTTGTCCGAAGCTTCCTTCTTCAGCCTTTCCGTAGTAAGCTCGTCTACAACATCCTTAGGAGATCTAATATCATAAGGGGCTGCATCCCCTATAGAAATATTTAATTTTTGGGGTTCTATTTTCCCTATAATTATTAAAAGCATTGGAAAAGTAAATACCATTAGCAATATAATATATGTGATTTTACTACTCTTTAGTGTATTACAAAATATATTTCTTATCGAAATTTTTATGTTTTTCTTTTCCATTGGGATACCTCCCTGTTGACCTTAGTTCTCACTCTTATCAAATTTTTCAT is a genomic window of Acidilutibacter cellobiosedens containing:
- the ybeY gene encoding rRNA maturation RNase YbeY gives rise to the protein MKVYIDNRQDTQEIDEKTIDLLKDVIEECLVVEGRDLNYEISLSFVTNEEIKNLNKEYRNVDAVTDVLSFPMEEDSNGFYIPMLGDIVISTDRAFQQSKEYGHSFSREISYLTAHSMFHLMGYDHETEEEKKIMRAKEKEVMRSLGIFKETKEE
- a CDS encoding HD family phosphohydrolase, with protein sequence MEKKNIKISIRNIFCNTLKSSKITYIILLMVFTFPMLLIIIGKIEPQKLNISIGDAAPYDIRSPKDVVDELTTERLKKEASDNVEPVYRVNPSVQMKMKSDIQDFFNIIRDVKSYENISVSKKANLVKDQGNIELSQREYLTAVRMDNKTLNSLENNIYDIINQIMSLGVKEDALDYEKQNVIDVFKSLDMGTDEMNLGIAIVNNTMKPNKYLDAEETQKAKAEEAEKIEPIIVKEGQIIVRKGEKVSQNAYNVIKEADLLKEEGNFQVSTIIGTLLLILLMEGIIGIYLYYFDKDVLNTSKGFILILIIILTVIISTGVNNISHYIMPVATAAMLISIVINSRLALIVNLLLSFLIGLVMGTDESIMFMFMIGGSVGAFSAMKPAQRYNIFLSGLIIGVVNILAIVSFSLIKKVEVIDIIIRCGYGLLNGILCAILTIGTLPIWENVFKILTPLKLLELLNLNQPLLKRLLMEAPGTYHHSIVVGNLSEGAAEAIGANGLLAKVGAYYHDVGKLKRPYFFKENQIGMDNPHDKLNPTLSTMIITNHTKDGLALAEKYNIPKEIKDIILQHHGDTIVAYFYYKALKEGDPKNIKVQDFRYKGPKPQTKEAAIVMLADSCEAAVRSLKEPNKGKIEEMVRNIVKGKLDDGQLRECDLTFKDLNTITNTFCNILLGIFHDRIEYPDIKLKDIKGAE